A genomic region of Halogeometricum rufum contains the following coding sequences:
- a CDS encoding FKBP-type peptidyl-prolyl cis-trans isomerase: MSDEQQAEAEEQADADATEDVEEEVAEEETEGGIQDGDFVRLAYTVRTVEDDTVVDTTDEAVAEEAEIDTDEYEFEPRTIIVGAGHIFESVDDELIGAEVGDTGTVDIPAAEAFGEFDDDEVRTVSANKIDEDDRYPGAQVQVDGDQGRVETIIGGRARVNFNHPLAGEDLEYEYEILELVEDREEQAGGLLGMYLQQVPEVWIQTDEVEEEQVVESDDEDDDSEPETETVTVEKETLYIEATQQMTMNQQWMFSKQQIAQDLMDRLDLDRVIVQETIEGMGGMMGGMGGMMGGMGGAGGADAEDIEEAIEDVDVDADELVEELEGDEE; encoded by the coding sequence ATGAGTGACGAACAGCAGGCGGAAGCCGAAGAGCAGGCAGACGCCGATGCAACGGAGGACGTCGAAGAAGAGGTCGCCGAGGAGGAGACCGAGGGCGGAATTCAGGACGGCGACTTCGTCCGACTCGCCTACACGGTCCGGACGGTCGAAGACGACACCGTCGTCGACACGACCGACGAAGCGGTGGCCGAAGAGGCCGAGATAGACACCGACGAGTACGAGTTCGAACCGCGAACCATCATCGTCGGTGCGGGCCACATCTTCGAGTCGGTGGACGACGAACTGATCGGCGCCGAAGTCGGCGACACGGGCACGGTCGACATCCCCGCCGCCGAGGCGTTCGGCGAGTTCGACGACGACGAGGTTCGCACGGTCAGCGCGAACAAGATCGACGAGGACGACCGCTACCCCGGCGCGCAGGTGCAGGTCGACGGCGACCAGGGCCGCGTCGAGACCATCATCGGCGGCCGCGCCCGCGTCAACTTCAACCATCCCCTCGCTGGCGAGGACCTCGAGTACGAGTACGAGATTCTCGAACTCGTCGAGGACCGCGAGGAGCAGGCCGGCGGTCTGCTCGGGATGTACCTCCAGCAGGTACCCGAGGTCTGGATCCAGACGGACGAGGTCGAAGAAGAGCAGGTCGTCGAATCCGACGACGAGGACGACGACTCCGAACCCGAAACGGAGACGGTCACCGTCGAGAAGGAGACGCTGTACATCGAGGCCACCCAGCAGATGACGATGAACCAGCAGTGGATGTTCTCGAAGCAGCAGATTGCGCAGGACCTCATGGACCGTCTGGACCTCGACCGCGTCATCGTCCAGGAGACCATCGAGGGCATGGGCGGCATGATGGGCGGCATGGGCGGTATGATGGGCGGCATGGGCGGCGCGGGCGGCGCCGACGCCGAGGACATCGAGGAAGCCATCGAGGACGTCGACGTCGACGCCGACGAACTCGTCGAAGAACTCGAAGGCGACGAAGAGTAA